In one Thermococcus sp. 2319x1 genomic region, the following are encoded:
- the ppcA gene encoding phosphoenolpyruvate carboxylase encodes MIPRTMSTQHPDNVYIPFFAQEPQLSGEDEIIEAFYAFSVLGVEEQMWDFEGKEVDEFVVKKLLEKYPHFFRKHRLGRDFRITPRVPNPSVEKAEAKLLLETLESIPRSADYARLFYGEKVAPIFEVILPMTTFSEEIERVYELYRRYIIGKQYKRVYDVKIYEWIGEFFPEEINVIPLFETKEAILNSHEILEEYLTGKNFEYQRVFLARSDPAMNYGLISAVMYDKYALFKLQELEEELSIPLYPIIGVGGAPFRGHFTPKNVDAVMEEYPSAQTFTVQSSFKYDNEPKEVIKAIEKVNDTKRKETQAIDEKIFEILDKYEEEYTKELKILAPYIREVAKAVPSRRKRKLHIGLFGYSREVNGEALPRAIKFTASLYSLGIPPEILGLRALSEGELERISEHYRGLYNDISFALRFFNPKAASRFKFLGDIAKMQKEMGVEKDERHLSITTQILNGKIEESLVVEAASIRGFLG; translated from the coding sequence ATGATACCAAGAACAATGAGTACCCAGCATCCTGACAATGTGTATATACCCTTCTTTGCTCAGGAGCCCCAGCTGAGTGGGGAGGATGAAATAATTGAAGCGTTCTATGCTTTTAGCGTTCTTGGGGTAGAGGAGCAAATGTGGGACTTTGAAGGAAAGGAAGTGGATGAGTTTGTTGTTAAAAAGCTTCTGGAGAAATATCCTCATTTCTTCCGAAAGCACAGGCTTGGTAGGGACTTCAGAATAACCCCCCGCGTGCCAAACCCGAGCGTGGAGAAAGCAGAGGCAAAGCTCTTGCTTGAAACCCTTGAAAGCATTCCTAGATCTGCCGATTATGCAAGGTTATTTTACGGAGAGAAAGTCGCCCCAATTTTTGAAGTCATCTTGCCCATGACAACCTTCTCAGAGGAAATCGAAAGGGTGTATGAGCTTTACAGAAGGTATATCATAGGAAAGCAGTACAAAAGGGTGTACGACGTTAAAATCTATGAATGGATTGGAGAGTTTTTTCCGGAAGAGATAAATGTCATACCCCTATTTGAGACAAAAGAGGCCATCCTGAACTCGCATGAAATCCTGGAGGAATATCTAACCGGAAAAAACTTTGAGTACCAGAGGGTGTTTTTAGCAAGAAGCGACCCCGCAATGAACTATGGCCTCATAAGTGCGGTAATGTACGACAAATATGCTTTATTCAAACTCCAAGAACTTGAAGAAGAGCTAAGCATCCCCCTATATCCAATAATCGGTGTTGGTGGAGCCCCTTTTAGGGGACATTTCACACCCAAGAATGTCGATGCAGTAATGGAAGAATATCCAAGCGCCCAGACCTTCACCGTCCAAAGCTCATTTAAATATGATAATGAGCCTAAAGAAGTTATCAAAGCTATTGAAAAGGTAAACGATACAAAAAGAAAAGAAACGCAAGCAATTGATGAGAAGATATTTGAGATACTCGACAAATATGAGGAAGAATACACCAAGGAACTTAAGATTCTCGCCCCCTATATACGGGAGGTTGCAAAGGCTGTTCCCTCAAGGAGGAAAAGGAAGCTTCACATAGGGCTCTTTGGATATTCAAGGGAGGTCAACGGAGAAGCCCTTCCAAGGGCTATAAAGTTCACGGCATCTCTGTATTCCCTTGGAATACCCCCGGAAATCCTAGGATTAAGGGCACTGAGCGAAGGGGAGCTGGAGAGGATAAGTGAACACTACAGGGGGCTTTATAATGATATATCTTTTGCATTAAGGTTCTTTAATCCAAAAGCAGCCTCCCGTTTTAAATTTCTGGGGGATATAGCCAAAATGCAAAAAGAAATGGGCGTAGAAAAGGATGAAAGGCATTTAAGCATAACCACCCAAATACTGAATGGAAAAATTGAAGAGAGCCTTGTGGTAGAGGCAGCCAGTATCAGAGGATTTCTCGGGTAA
- a CDS encoding DUF460 domain-containing protein: protein MPILIVGIDIISEEPKRFAVVSWFNGKIIKHGEFTFYRLLRFIRVKKPDIVAMDNIHEFGEYLRKFIRAIPQGTKIVQVTGRPEEQKPLWRLAKEHGIKVGDKFNPYEEAKVCALLAAKGVGYEVLPFEDEVIIKVSRGRSQGKGGWSQDRYRRRVHNLILNKVREIEETLKRANIPFDLEIKEKDQGLERGEFRVYTSREELAGLIKPMKGGDVEIRIRPVERKTFEFVPLKSESAIRERKSIIVGLDPGITVGIAALDLNGKILALYSERNMAVSDIVRFISDVGHPIIVATDVNPAPGLVEKISRSFKAILFVPRESLKVEEKNELLKNLGISVEDDHQRDALAAAYKAYLRLKPKLDHVEAKLREMGITKKEEEIKALVIQGYNLGEAILKVKEKEKGKEVKTAGVTETSVDVTPYIEKIRELENTINLLERENQELRAVIEEQRKIIESLENRLATYDERIREKIIREKEMEIREKRIEYLEKELREARLIIEKLSRDLVLAKRMHLLELKGTAVPLKVIENLTWKEIEELERSAGIKKEDVLYVVNPSGAGKSIAEHLAEKKIKALISAKTLPNLVYETLKENKIPVLYEDEIEVKRVDDFAIVDREELEKAINSKLKRWEEEEKEKEVQEFLRLVEEYRLERIKELKKRAEEGH from the coding sequence ATGCCTATTCTGATCGTTGGGATTGATATAATCAGTGAAGAACCAAAACGTTTTGCCGTGGTTAGCTGGTTTAATGGGAAGATAATCAAACACGGTGAATTCACCTTTTACCGGCTTCTGAGATTTATAAGGGTCAAAAAACCCGATATTGTTGCCATGGACAACATCCACGAGTTTGGAGAATACCTTAGGAAGTTCATAAGGGCAATTCCGCAGGGGACAAAGATAGTTCAGGTAACTGGCAGACCCGAAGAGCAGAAACCCCTATGGAGATTAGCTAAGGAACACGGAATAAAAGTGGGGGATAAGTTTAACCCCTATGAGGAAGCAAAGGTATGTGCCCTTTTAGCCGCTAAGGGGGTAGGCTATGAAGTTCTTCCTTTTGAAGATGAGGTCATTATAAAGGTCTCAAGAGGAAGAAGTCAGGGAAAAGGAGGATGGAGCCAAGATAGGTACAGGCGGAGGGTCCACAATCTGATTCTGAATAAGGTCAGAGAGATTGAGGAAACGCTCAAAAGAGCCAACATTCCATTTGACCTCGAAATTAAGGAGAAAGACCAGGGGCTGGAAAGGGGAGAGTTTAGGGTTTATACATCCAGGGAGGAGCTTGCGGGTCTCATAAAGCCTATGAAGGGGGGAGATGTTGAAATAAGAATCCGCCCAGTGGAGAGGAAGACTTTTGAGTTTGTACCCCTAAAGAGTGAAAGCGCCATAAGAGAAAGAAAAAGCATTATTGTAGGGCTTGATCCCGGCATCACCGTTGGAATAGCTGCCTTAGATTTGAACGGCAAGATTTTAGCACTTTACAGTGAGAGAAACATGGCAGTTAGTGACATTGTGAGATTCATAAGCGATGTTGGTCATCCAATAATAGTAGCCACTGACGTAAACCCCGCTCCCGGGTTGGTGGAGAAAATTTCCCGCTCTTTTAAGGCAATACTCTTTGTTCCGCGGGAGAGCTTAAAAGTTGAGGAAAAGAATGAGCTTTTAAAGAACTTGGGCATAAGCGTTGAGGATGATCACCAAAGGGACGCATTAGCTGCAGCCTACAAAGCATACCTTCGCCTGAAGCCAAAGCTTGACCATGTTGAAGCAAAACTCAGAGAGATGGGCATCACAAAGAAGGAAGAGGAGATAAAGGCTCTCGTAATCCAGGGGTACAATCTTGGAGAGGCCATTTTGAAAGTAAAAGAAAAAGAGAAGGGCAAAGAAGTAAAGACTGCCGGGGTAACCGAGACCTCCGTTGACGTTACTCCCTACATAGAAAAGATAAGGGAACTTGAAAATACCATAAATCTTCTGGAGAGGGAGAATCAAGAGCTAAGAGCTGTAATTGAAGAGCAGAGAAAAATTATAGAAAGCTTGGAGAATAGATTGGCAACCTATGACGAGAGAATCAGGGAAAAGATCATCAGAGAGAAGGAGATGGAAATTAGAGAGAAAAGAATAGAGTACCTTGAGAAAGAACTTAGAGAAGCCAGGTTGATAATAGAAAAGCTCAGCAGAGACTTGGTCTTGGCAAAGAGGATGCACCTGTTGGAACTTAAAGGCACTGCGGTTCCTCTAAAGGTAATCGAAAACCTAACTTGGAAAGAGATTGAAGAGTTAGAGCGTTCTGCGGGTATTAAAAAAGAGGACGTCCTCTATGTTGTTAATCCTTCAGGTGCCGGAAAGAGCATAGCAGAACACCTTGCAGAAAAGAAGATAAAAGCCCTTATCAGTGCAAAAACACTACCAAACCTTGTATATGAAACGCTAAAGGAAAACAAAATACCAGTTCTCTACGAGGATGAGATCGAAGTAAAGAGGGTGGATGACTTCGCAATAGTTGATAGAGAAGAGCTTGAAAAAGCCATAAATTCCAAACTAAAGCGTTGGGAAGAAGAGGAAAAAGAAAAAGAAGTTCAGGAGTTTCTAAGACTTGTCGAGGAGTACCGGCTGGAGAGAATCAAAGAGCTCAAAAAAAGAGCCGAGGAAGGCCATTAG
- a CDS encoding radical SAM protein — protein MKIEELYEKQGRGVRCLVCERGCLIEEGKKGICRNYANLDGRLIHIGYGKLSAIESRPIEIKPFFHYYPNSTALTFSGFGCNFYCPWCQNYHLSFSDIPEGIKGVSAEELVRLALRNNDKGLCASFNEPATLYTYLLDVFELGKKRNLYACLVTNGYFTLKALRNLIENGASGFSIDIKGCPKMKILSVDHKKVFRNAKEAINLGAHVEMVYLVVTNTNDSEECYNWIFDMHLKMLGEDVPLHINRYYPMNYWKEPPTPVEKLVKLKEIAQKEYNLNYVYVGNIGSIEHETTYCPKCGEKLIIRSGYRVLKWNLRDNRCPRCGEKIPVYGEFTRF, from the coding sequence ATGAAAATTGAAGAGCTTTACGAAAAACAGGGCAGAGGCGTTAGGTGTCTTGTCTGTGAGAGGGGGTGCTTGATAGAAGAGGGCAAGAAAGGGATATGCAGGAACTACGCCAATTTAGATGGGAGACTAATCCATATAGGCTATGGAAAGCTGAGCGCCATTGAGAGCAGACCAATTGAGATAAAACCTTTCTTTCACTATTACCCAAATTCCACCGCACTTACTTTCTCCGGCTTTGGGTGCAATTTCTACTGCCCTTGGTGTCAAAACTACCATCTGAGCTTCTCCGACATTCCAGAGGGGATCAAGGGGGTTTCGGCAGAAGAGCTTGTAAGGCTGGCCTTAAGGAATAATGACAAAGGTCTTTGTGCAAGCTTTAACGAACCAGCAACCCTTTATACCTATCTCCTTGATGTTTTTGAGCTGGGAAAAAAGAGAAACCTCTATGCCTGCTTGGTCACAAATGGTTATTTCACTCTCAAAGCTTTGAGAAATCTCATCGAAAACGGAGCTTCTGGCTTTAGCATAGACATCAAAGGGTGCCCCAAGATGAAAATTCTAAGCGTTGATCACAAGAAGGTTTTCAGAAACGCCAAAGAAGCAATAAACTTAGGGGCCCATGTAGAGATGGTTTATCTTGTGGTCACAAACACAAACGATTCTGAAGAATGTTACAACTGGATTTTTGACATGCACTTAAAAATGCTCGGAGAAGATGTTCCCCTACATATAAACCGCTATTACCCGATGAACTACTGGAAAGAGCCGCCTACACCAGTAGAAAAGCTGGTAAAGTTAAAGGAGATCGCTCAAAAGGAGTACAATCTGAATTACGTCTACGTTGGAAACATTGGCTCAATCGAACACGAAACGACGTATTGTCCTAAATGCGGCGAAAAGCTGATAATACGTTCCGGTTACAGAGTGCTGAAATGGAATCTAAGGGACAACAGATGTCCCCGATGTGGCGAAAAGATTCCAGTCTATGGGGAGTTCACTCGATTCTAA
- a CDS encoding TIGR00269 family protein, which yields MKCTKCEREAVYHARYEGKFYCHKHFNEMVESKVKQTVRKYGLIKRGDRIAVGVSGGKDSVVLLHILHKLSQRFPFEIIAITVDEGIAGYRPESVEIARKNAKMLGIEHRIYSFKEYIGFTLDETVNIMGSFEKGERVGACSYCGVWRRWLLNYAAQDVHADKLAVGHNLDDEVQMFLMNIMRGDVARLGRTGPYYEVIHEGLVPRIKPLREVPEKEIVLYAILNNIEVDFSECPYAVEAFRAEIRDWVNEMEEKHPGTKYQILRSYDKMFPLLAKAYANRDLNRCRICGQPTTGEICKACSFKLQVQEKAKEKGITFRIE from the coding sequence ATGAAATGTACAAAGTGTGAAAGAGAGGCAGTGTATCATGCGAGATATGAGGGAAAGTTTTATTGCCACAAACATTTCAATGAAATGGTTGAGAGCAAAGTAAAGCAAACTGTAAGAAAATACGGGTTAATCAAGAGAGGGGACAGAATAGCCGTTGGAGTAAGCGGCGGGAAAGATAGCGTTGTTCTCCTTCACATCCTCCACAAGCTCAGCCAGAGGTTTCCTTTTGAAATAATAGCGATAACCGTAGATGAGGGGATAGCCGGTTACAGGCCGGAAAGCGTTGAAATAGCGAGGAAGAATGCAAAGATGCTTGGAATTGAGCACCGCATCTATTCCTTCAAGGAATACATAGGCTTCACCCTCGATGAGACCGTCAACATAATGGGAAGCTTCGAAAAAGGAGAAAGGGTCGGGGCATGTTCCTACTGCGGCGTTTGGAGGAGGTGGTTGTTAAACTATGCTGCTCAGGATGTCCATGCTGACAAGCTTGCCGTTGGCCATAATTTGGACGATGAAGTTCAGATGTTTCTCATGAACATTATGCGTGGAGATGTGGCTAGACTCGGGAGAACCGGCCCCTATTATGAAGTTATTCACGAAGGGTTAGTCCCTAGAATAAAGCCCCTTAGAGAGGTACCGGAAAAGGAGATAGTGCTTTATGCGATTTTGAACAACATTGAAGTAGATTTTTCTGAATGCCCCTATGCGGTGGAGGCGTTTAGAGCAGAAATCAGAGACTGGGTAAATGAAATGGAAGAAAAGCACCCGGGAACTAAGTACCAAATTTTGAGGAGCTACGACAAAATGTTTCCCCTTTTAGCCAAAGCCTATGCCAACAGAGACCTCAATAGATGCAGAATCTGCGGGCAGCCGACAACTGGAGAGATATGTAAGGCATGCAGCTTCAAGCTTCAAGTGCAGGAGAAGGCAAAGGAAAAGGGAATCACCTTTAGAATCGAGTGA
- a CDS encoding TIGR00725 family protein → MIQIAIAGSSDEKPLARAVKKTKEFIEELAKHKDKVVLLTGGRGGIMEIASREFVKFGGLVVGVLPERQEGNEFNTIRIKTGMDFAERSAIMINSADVLVVLGGGIGTMVEALMAYDYSKPLVVVTDTGYPSDRLELLAQDGYFDHKKLVKVHFTKDAKEAARLALELAR, encoded by the coding sequence GTGATCCAAATAGCCATAGCAGGGTCAAGTGATGAGAAACCCTTAGCAAGGGCAGTAAAAAAGACAAAAGAATTCATTGAGGAGTTAGCTAAGCACAAAGATAAAGTAGTCCTCCTTACCGGAGGCAGGGGAGGTATCATGGAGATAGCAAGCAGGGAATTTGTAAAGTTTGGAGGACTCGTTGTGGGGGTTCTCCCTGAGAGACAGGAAGGAAACGAGTTCAACACAATCAGAATAAAAACCGGGATGGACTTTGCGGAGAGGAGTGCGATTATGATCAACTCAGCCGATGTTTTAGTGGTTTTGGGAGGCGGAATAGGAACTATGGTGGAGGCATTGATGGCGTACGACTATTCAAAACCCCTTGTTGTGGTCACGGATACGGGTTATCCAAGCGACAGACTTGAGCTTCTTGCTCAGGATGGCTACTTTGACCATAAAAAACTTGTAAAGGTTCACTTTACAAAAGATGCAAAGGAAGCTGCCAGACTTGCACTGGAGCTCGCTAGATAA
- a CDS encoding site-2 protease family protein: MVSLITAITLILGFWGVLYLAFGRRGEEKEEGLQVDLFVAIWRTKRFVNFIDKVGTKYRKFWKGYSTVGVIAGFVGMAYVFHTLFNLAMQNIRTKAATPGVQLVIPGITIPLWYGLIGLVVVMFVHELSHGFVARAENLPLKSVGLVLFFVIPGAFVEPDEKELTKAPLLSRLRVYAAGSMANIVTALLAILLLSYALTPIIQPAGVEVSKLAPEGPAKDYLKEGDIIVGINGQQIATVEEFFNIMNKTKAGETIEVEVIRKGKKEVITIPLASHPDNPEKGYLGVYPAQHIASKVGFNGIVLPLAFSLYWIYVLNLGIGLMNLFPLVPLDGGKMLDDILKAILPSKVAKSITYLFVGVGLFLLAVNLFPALRSLLG, encoded by the coding sequence ATGGTGAGCTTAATTACAGCAATAACTTTGATACTCGGCTTCTGGGGAGTTCTATATCTCGCATTTGGAAGGAGAGGAGAAGAGAAAGAAGAAGGTCTGCAGGTTGACCTTTTCGTTGCTATATGGAGAACCAAAAGGTTTGTTAACTTCATAGACAAAGTTGGAACGAAGTACAGGAAGTTCTGGAAAGGTTATTCCACCGTTGGTGTAATTGCTGGCTTCGTAGGGATGGCCTATGTTTTCCACACCCTCTTCAATCTTGCCATGCAGAATATTCGTACAAAAGCCGCCACCCCGGGTGTTCAGCTTGTTATACCGGGCATTACGATTCCCCTATGGTATGGGCTTATAGGACTTGTTGTAGTTATGTTCGTCCACGAATTAAGCCACGGATTTGTTGCCAGAGCTGAGAATTTGCCCCTAAAGTCCGTTGGTCTCGTGCTTTTCTTTGTGATTCCGGGTGCGTTTGTTGAACCGGATGAGAAAGAGTTAACAAAGGCTCCCCTGCTGAGCCGTCTAAGGGTTTATGCCGCTGGCTCCATGGCGAATATTGTAACGGCTCTTCTTGCCATTCTGCTTTTGAGCTATGCTTTAACTCCCATAATACAGCCAGCCGGAGTCGAGGTTTCCAAACTGGCCCCGGAAGGGCCCGCCAAAGATTACCTCAAAGAGGGGGATATCATCGTGGGTATAAACGGCCAGCAGATAGCAACAGTGGAGGAGTTCTTCAACATAATGAACAAAACAAAAGCCGGAGAAACGATAGAAGTTGAGGTAATACGCAAAGGAAAAAAGGAAGTCATTACCATCCCCTTGGCCTCTCATCCGGACAATCCGGAAAAAGGCTACCTTGGGGTTTATCCTGCACAGCACATAGCCTCAAAGGTGGGCTTCAACGGGATCGTGCTCCCTCTGGCGTTTTCACTTTACTGGATTTACGTGCTAAATCTTGGCATAGGGCTGATGAATCTCTTCCCCTTAGTTCCGCTTGATGGAGGAAAGATGCTTGATGATATTCTAAAGGCCATCCTTCCTTCCAAAGTTGCAAAATCTATAACCTACCTATTTGTAGGGGTAGGATTGTTTTTGCTCGCTGTGAACCTCTTCCCGGCTTTAAGAAGCCTTCTGGGGTGA
- a CDS encoding biotin/lipoate A/B protein ligase family protein yields the protein MRFVPMIVARPEVQMAIDEAIMQARIEGKVEDTVRLYVFKPSSITIGRFQSIEHDVNLDKCRELSIPVVRRITGGGSVFHDQYGEITYSVIIGEDFHESLKNIERSYRFLASPLVKALDELGISGGFSGLNDILANGKKISGSAQTRRKGIILQHGTFMYATRLEVLASVLKVSRKKLQDKGVSSIWERVTTLEREGIRLSRDEVYELLRSKFFEEFPLEEGELTDYELELAEKLVEERYGNEKWNFQK from the coding sequence ATGAGGTTTGTTCCAATGATAGTTGCAAGACCCGAAGTGCAGATGGCTATAGATGAAGCAATAATGCAGGCGAGAATTGAGGGAAAAGTTGAGGACACCGTTAGGCTTTACGTTTTCAAGCCGAGTTCCATTACCATCGGTAGATTTCAGAGTATTGAGCATGACGTTAACCTTGACAAGTGCAGGGAGCTTAGCATCCCTGTGGTGAGAAGAATAACCGGCGGGGGAAGCGTCTTCCACGACCAGTATGGAGAGATAACTTACAGCGTGATCATAGGCGAGGACTTTCACGAGAGCTTGAAGAACATAGAAAGAAGCTACAGGTTCTTGGCTTCTCCACTCGTCAAAGCGCTTGATGAATTGGGAATAAGCGGTGGCTTTTCTGGGTTAAACGACATACTGGCTAACGGCAAGAAAATCAGTGGATCCGCACAAACAAGAAGAAAGGGAATTATCCTACAGCATGGCACTTTTATGTACGCAACTCGGCTTGAAGTTCTCGCTTCTGTACTCAAAGTTTCCCGGAAAAAACTGCAGGACAAGGGAGTTTCAAGCATATGGGAAAGGGTGACAACACTTGAAAGGGAAGGGATAAGGCTCAGCAGAGACGAGGTCTACGAGCTATTGAGGTCAAAGTTCTTTGAGGAGTTCCCCCTTGAGGAAGGAGAACTTACAGATTACGAGCTTGAACTTGCAGAAAAGCTTGTAGAAGAAAGATACGGTAACGAAAAGTGGAACTTCCAAAAATAA
- a CDS encoding signal peptidase I: MEEKLLSGWKGDVAFLLISLVVVFALHSGLKIALHTDSPLVIVISGSMEPTFYRGDVVLLKGVPPSEIKVGDVVVYKRPYTRYPIIHRVRDIVEYNGKRCFVIQGDNNWIHDFYPLDIKGFPYLKDYTGLAEGDVLPCIPQEAIEAKALLVFPKIGYPPLVVRERLGLG, translated from the coding sequence ATGGAGGAAAAGTTACTAAGTGGGTGGAAAGGGGACGTTGCATTTCTCCTCATCAGCCTTGTGGTCGTTTTTGCCCTTCATAGCGGTTTAAAGATTGCCCTTCACACCGACTCGCCACTGGTTATTGTGATAAGCGGCTCAATGGAGCCGACGTTTTATCGGGGAGACGTTGTCCTTCTCAAGGGAGTTCCCCCGAGTGAGATAAAGGTTGGAGACGTTGTTGTCTACAAGAGGCCCTATACGAGGTATCCAATAATTCATAGGGTTAGGGATATAGTTGAGTACAACGGAAAAAGGTGCTTCGTGATTCAGGGAGACAACAACTGGATACACGACTTTTACCCCCTTGACATAAAGGGGTTTCCCTATCTTAAAGACTATACCGGCTTAGCTGAAGGGGATGTGCTTCCATGCATCCCTCAAGAGGCAATCGAGGCAAAGGCACTGCTTGTCTTTCCGAAGATTGGATACCCCCCATTAGTCGTGAGAGAAAGACTTGGGCTGGGATGA
- a CDS encoding DUF531 domain-containing protein codes for MLTLALYNSYDPKKLHEAHLRAIARAAPICYAFDFHLALIGFPFEKKKPNEIAEEISQNTTIGEGGKYLIELARTNKFHLIEFPKGGFPSQFGHIVATTRKPNENKEISSHQLAERALKGESFMLVVGLGRHGLPKEIFKLANYHLDITDGKRISLETCTAIGSIPTKIRTIMEELKWRKSY; via the coding sequence ATGCTTACCCTGGCCCTCTACAATTCATACGATCCCAAGAAGCTTCACGAAGCGCATCTGAGAGCCATCGCTAGAGCAGCTCCCATCTGTTATGCCTTCGATTTCCACCTTGCCCTCATAGGGTTCCCCTTTGAAAAAAAGAAACCTAATGAAATAGCTGAGGAAATATCCCAGAATACAACTATTGGAGAGGGTGGAAAATACCTCATAGAGCTTGCAAGGACAAACAAGTTTCACCTCATTGAGTTTCCAAAAGGCGGCTTTCCTTCCCAGTTCGGTCATATTGTGGCAACTACACGGAAGCCCAATGAAAACAAGGAGATATCTTCTCATCAGCTTGCAGAAAGGGCCCTTAAAGGGGAAAGCTTTATGTTAGTTGTTGGCCTTGGAAGGCATGGACTTCCGAAGGAAATCTTTAAGTTGGCCAACTATCATTTAGATATCACCGATGGAAAGAGAATAAGTCTGGAAACATGCACTGCCATAGGTTCAATACCAACGAAAATTAGAACAATAATGGAGGAATTGAAATGGAGGAAAAGTTACTAA
- a CDS encoding tetratricopeptide repeat protein yields the protein MVEIEDIVFLVRNGKYEEALKLLNNLDNNLDKVLALSAMAKVIYPQDMEMAYGFLEDAEYFSEKIKDKGEKAKALANIASAYYKIGDTEYALELFEEAIKEAEKIKKPEDRIYPLANIAYYMGISELVDFSLDLFERVFDIVVNLRVNYVRKTEYLIELGNIMENVGDELPSEEAIKFYERAHDLFEKLRVPAKAATIERKIDLARIMATVGLPEIRKAVSEGKYIYATKLIIRTFNDEKMFIGLLEVALWMKKNETLGYSHIVETALKYLQEIQISNHYLHYVIKLLTELERFEEALKLSMNIEDVELRSEIMAEISVGMLKSGEIEGAFKIAELIPDIHIRAATVAELRKILKY from the coding sequence ATGGTTGAGATTGAGGACATTGTGTTTTTGGTGAGGAACGGAAAATACGAGGAAGCATTGAAATTACTCAACAACCTAGACAATAATCTGGATAAAGTGTTAGCTCTCAGTGCTATGGCTAAGGTGATTTACCCGCAGGACATGGAGATGGCTTATGGTTTTTTGGAGGATGCAGAATATTTTTCTGAAAAAATTAAGGACAAGGGAGAGAAAGCGAAAGCACTCGCGAATATTGCCTCTGCATATTACAAGATAGGGGATACAGAATACGCCTTGGAGCTGTTTGAAGAGGCAATAAAGGAAGCGGAGAAAATAAAGAAGCCTGAAGATAGGATATACCCCCTTGCAAATATTGCGTATTATATGGGCATTTCCGAACTTGTGGATTTCTCGCTGGATCTATTTGAGAGGGTTTTTGACATAGTGGTCAACCTAAGGGTAAACTACGTGAGGAAGACCGAGTACCTAATAGAACTTGGGAACATAATGGAAAACGTTGGAGACGAGCTACCTTCAGAAGAGGCCATTAAATTCTACGAGAGGGCCCATGACTTATTTGAAAAGCTCCGCGTACCAGCGAAAGCTGCGACTATTGAAAGGAAAATCGACCTAGCGAGAATCATGGCCACAGTTGGTCTGCCTGAAATAAGAAAAGCCGTCTCGGAAGGAAAATACATCTACGCCACCAAATTAATTATACGCACATTCAACGATGAGAAGATGTTTATTGGTCTTTTAGAGGTAGCTCTATGGATGAAAAAGAACGAAACCCTTGGGTACAGCCACATAGTCGAAACAGCCCTTAAATATCTCCAAGAAATCCAAATATCCAATCACTATCTACATTACGTAATAAAGCTACTGACTGAACTCGAAAGATTTGAAGAAGCGTTAAAACTTTCCATGAACATTGAAGACGTGGAGCTGCGCTCTGAGATTATGGCAGAAATATCCGTGGGGATGTTAAAAAGTGGGGAAATTGAAGGTGCTTTCAAGATAGCTGAGCTGATACCTGATATCCACATCCGCGCCGCCACAGTAGCGGAACTAAGGAAAATACTAAAATATTAA